One window from the genome of Breoghania sp. L-A4 encodes:
- a CDS encoding heme-binding protein — MTKLTLDSAQTIVSGALAKAAELGLKPMTVVVLDAGGHAVALARQDGSSILRPQIANGKAFGALSVGAGSRWLDANAQTRPHFIQALNGASGGMIVPVPGGVLVRDASGEIIGAVGVTGDTSDNDEAIAVSAIEALGLTADVG, encoded by the coding sequence ATGACCAAACTGACACTGGATAGCGCGCAGACGATCGTCTCGGGCGCCCTGGCCAAGGCCGCCGAGCTTGGATTGAAGCCCATGACGGTTGTCGTTCTAGACGCCGGCGGCCACGCGGTGGCGCTTGCGCGCCAGGATGGCTCCTCGATCCTGCGTCCGCAGATCGCAAACGGCAAGGCGTTCGGCGCGCTGTCAGTGGGCGCCGGTTCGCGCTGGCTGGACGCCAACGCCCAGACCCGGCCGCATTTCATCCAGGCGTTGAATGGCGCGTCCGGCGGCATGATCGTGCCGGTTCCCGGCGGTGTGTTGGTGCGCGACGCCTCGGGCGAGATCATCGGCGCGGTCGGCGTCACGGGCGATACGTCCGACAACGACGAGGCGATCGCCGTCTCCGCCATCGAGGCGCTCGGGCTTACCGCCGACGTGGGCTGA
- the phbB gene encoding acetoacetyl-CoA reductase, whose protein sequence is MGSVALVTGGTRGIGEAIARGLKDAGYTVAATYHGNDEAAAAFKADTGIHVYKWDVAHPDECAAGIAKVEGELGPVEVLVNNAGITRDGMFHKMDFDQWRAVLSTNLDSMFTMTRPVIEGMRARGSGRIINISSINGQKGQMGQSNYSAAKAGVIGFTKALAQENAFKGITVNAICPGYINTDMVAVMPEKVLEKIVAGIPVGRLGHPEEIAATVTYLASDAAAFMTGAVMTINGGQYIANG, encoded by the coding sequence ATGGGATCTGTTGCACTGGTTACCGGCGGCACGCGCGGCATCGGCGAGGCGATCGCGCGCGGACTGAAGGACGCGGGCTACACCGTCGCCGCCACCTATCACGGAAATGACGAGGCGGCGGCCGCCTTCAAGGCGGATACCGGCATCCACGTCTACAAGTGGGACGTGGCGCATCCCGACGAATGCGCCGCCGGCATCGCCAAGGTGGAAGGCGAGCTCGGCCCGGTCGAGGTGCTGGTCAACAACGCCGGCATCACCCGCGACGGCATGTTCCACAAGATGGATTTCGACCAATGGCGGGCGGTGCTGTCGACCAATCTCGACAGCATGTTCACCATGACCCGTCCGGTGATCGAGGGCATGCGGGCGCGCGGATCCGGCCGGATCATCAACATCTCGTCGATCAATGGCCAGAAGGGCCAGATGGGCCAGAGCAACTATTCCGCCGCCAAGGCCGGTGTGATCGGCTTCACCAAGGCCTTGGCGCAGGAAAACGCCTTCAAGGGCATCACGGTGAACGCCATCTGTCCGGGCTACATCAACACCGATATGGTCGCGGTCATGCCGGAGAAGGTGCTGGAGAAGATCGTCGCTGGCATTCCGGTGGGCCGTCTGGGTCACCCGGAAGAGATCGCCGCCACCGTCACCTATCTCGCATCCGACGCCGCCGCCTTCATGACCGGCGCGGTGATGACCATCAACGGCGGCCAGTATATCGCCAACGGTTAA
- a CDS encoding ATP-binding protein produces MSDAPHGTSDSNGQPQPAAPGEAGQPDTALALAVIVHDIRTPLGAISATADLLAAGPLNPIQTRYVDTLRQAAAALNDLAGELLEEAGEVSPEPRSPMVWNPREFLTSIGAMFSAQAHAKNVRFETDIADALGFPAEGDPNAVRRILSNLLDNAIKFTKHGAVRLSAALTNDGRSIEIRVSDEGPGIAPDELAELFTPYTQGASGMNLQRGSGLGLWISKTLATRLQGTLDVSSTPGQGTCFSLRIPCPRLRGGVADVADTDAAKQQVVRKGLPLGLNVLVVDDNAINRLLITTFLESFGMRFYAVTSGPEAIDAIAQQPFDAVIMDLQMPDMDGIETAALMRESESRLPIIALTAGMRPTDTKRLRKADFCATLGKPFAPADLLQALTKAAACE; encoded by the coding sequence ATGAGCGATGCGCCGCACGGCACTTCGGACTCCAACGGCCAGCCACAACCGGCGGCACCCGGCGAAGCCGGACAGCCCGACACGGCGCTGGCGCTGGCGGTCATCGTGCATGACATCCGCACGCCGCTGGGCGCGATCTCCGCGACCGCCGATCTGCTGGCCGCCGGGCCGCTCAACCCGATTCAAACGCGCTATGTGGACACGCTGCGTCAGGCGGCGGCTGCGTTGAACGATCTGGCCGGCGAGTTGCTGGAGGAGGCGGGCGAGGTGTCGCCGGAACCCCGCTCGCCGATGGTCTGGAACCCGCGCGAGTTCCTCACCAGCATCGGCGCGATGTTCTCGGCGCAGGCGCACGCCAAGAACGTGCGCTTCGAGACCGATATTGCCGATGCGCTGGGCTTTCCCGCCGAGGGCGATCCCAACGCGGTGCGCCGGATCCTGTCAAACCTGCTCGACAATGCGATCAAGTTCACGAAGCACGGCGCGGTGCGTCTTTCGGCGGCGCTGACCAACGACGGCCGGTCGATCGAGATTCGCGTCAGCGACGAAGGCCCGGGAATTGCGCCGGACGAGCTGGCGGAGTTGTTCACGCCCTATACGCAGGGCGCGTCGGGCATGAACCTGCAACGCGGCTCAGGTCTTGGGCTGTGGATCTCGAAGACGCTGGCGACACGTCTGCAGGGCACGCTGGATGTCTCCAGCACGCCCGGGCAAGGCACCTGCTTCAGCTTGCGCATCCCCTGCCCGCGCCTGCGCGGCGGCGTCGCGGATGTCGCGGACACGGATGCGGCGAAGCAACAGGTGGTCCGCAAGGGCTTGCCCCTGGGGCTCAACGTGCTGGTGGTGGACGACAACGCCATCAACCGGCTGCTGATCACCACCTTTCTTGAATCCTTCGGCATGCGCTTTTACGCCGTGACCAGCGGGCCAGAGGCGATCGACGCCATCGCGCAGCAGCCGTTCGACGCGGTGATCATGGACTTGCAGATGCCGGATATGGACGGCATCGAGACGGCTGCCCTGATGCGTGAGAGCGAGAGCCGGCTGCCGATCATCGCCCTGACCGCGGGTATGCGCCCTACGGACACCAAGAGACTGCGCAAGGCGGATTTCTGCGCCACGTTGGGCAAACCCTTCGCGCCCGCTGACCTGCTGCAGGCGCTGACCAAGGCAGCCGCGTGCGAATAG
- the phaR gene encoding polyhydroxyalkanoate synthesis repressor PhaR: MTKKDEPTTIKKYANRRLYNTGTSTYVTLEDLADMVKQGESFVVYDAKSGDDITRSVLTQIIFEQEAKGQNLLPVEFLRQLIGFYGNSMQNIVPSFLEFSISTLTKDQEKLREQMSQTIGTTTFGAIEDQVRRNTEMFERAMRMFSPFATGEDADDGESKTAAASRPASDKDLGDLKQQLADMQKKIEALARDKD; this comes from the coding sequence ATGACAAAAAAAGACGAACCGACAACCATCAAGAAATACGCCAACCGGCGTCTCTACAATACGGGCACCAGCACTTACGTGACGCTTGAAGACCTCGCGGACATGGTCAAGCAGGGCGAGAGCTTCGTCGTTTACGACGCGAAGTCCGGCGACGACATTACCCGCTCGGTGCTCACGCAGATCATCTTCGAGCAGGAGGCCAAGGGGCAGAATCTTCTTCCCGTCGAGTTCCTGCGCCAGTTGATCGGTTTCTACGGCAATTCGATGCAGAACATCGTGCCCAGCTTTCTGGAGTTTTCCATCTCCACGCTGACCAAGGACCAGGAAAAGCTGCGCGAGCAGATGTCCCAAACGATCGGCACGACGACCTTTGGCGCGATCGAGGATCAGGTGCGCCGCAACACGGAAATGTTCGAACGCGCCATGCGCATGTTCTCGCCGTTTGCAACCGGGGAAGACGCGGACGACGGGGAGAGCAAGACGGCGGCGGCATCCAGACCGGCGTCCGACAAGGATCTCGGCGACCTGAAACAGCAGCTGGCCGACATGCAGAAGAAAATCGAGGCCCTGGCCCGCGACAAGGACTGA
- a CDS encoding MAPEG family protein has translation MSLPITTTLACLLALLFFVMSARVIQLRFKHRVSFGDGGVTQLGRAIRGHANLAEYAPFYLVLSALAEAQGAGFWPLAVTGIAFGLGRTAHGLCFAFMDKSQMFRTGGMLLSLAGLFAVTLIAASTLLG, from the coding sequence ATGAGCCTGCCAATCACCACGACGCTCGCCTGTCTTCTGGCGCTCTTGTTCTTCGTCATGTCGGCCCGCGTCATCCAGCTGCGCTTCAAGCACAGGGTGTCGTTTGGCGACGGCGGGGTAACCCAGCTGGGCCGCGCCATCCGCGGGCACGCCAATCTCGCCGAATACGCGCCGTTCTATCTGGTGCTGTCGGCTCTCGCGGAGGCGCAGGGCGCGGGCTTCTGGCCGCTGGCGGTCACAGGCATCGCCTTCGGGCTCGGCCGCACTGCGCACGGCCTCTGCTTCGCCTTCATGGACAAGAGCCAGATGTTTCGCACCGGCGGCATGCTGCTGTCGCTTGCGGGCCTGTTCGCCGTCACGCTGATCGCGGCATCGACGCTGCTGGGGTGA
- a CDS encoding DNA-3-methyladenine glycosylase, with amino-acid sequence MAVIANEADVRAGLDQLLALDPRLAPVAERAGPLPLRRRAADFRGLAHIITGQQVSVASASAIFSRLEALADPFEADVIHALSDAEIAGAGLSKPKIRALRAVAAALSDGLDLAALAETDAVSAHKTLCAIHGVGPWTADIFLLFCAGHPDIFPARDIALQNAVRDAFSLETRPDPKALDAIAEAWTPWRGIAARLFWAYYRVMKQGRDGLPV; translated from the coding sequence ATGGCGGTGATCGCGAACGAAGCGGACGTGCGCGCGGGGCTTGACCAGCTTCTTGCGCTCGATCCACGCCTGGCGCCCGTGGCGGAGCGCGCCGGTCCCTTGCCGCTGCGCCGCCGCGCGGCCGATTTTCGCGGCCTGGCGCATATCATCACCGGCCAGCAGGTGTCGGTGGCCAGCGCCAGCGCGATTTTTTCGCGCCTCGAGGCGCTCGCCGATCCCTTCGAGGCTGATGTGATCCACGCGCTGTCGGACGCGGAGATCGCCGGCGCGGGCCTGTCGAAGCCGAAGATCCGTGCGCTTCGCGCCGTGGCGGCGGCGCTCAGCGACGGGCTCGATCTGGCGGCGCTGGCGGAAACGGACGCGGTGAGCGCGCACAAGACCCTGTGCGCCATCCACGGCGTGGGCCCGTGGACGGCGGACATCTTTCTGCTGTTCTGCGCCGGCCACCCCGATATCTTTCCCGCGCGCGACATCGCGCTACAGAACGCCGTGCGCGACGCGTTTTCGCTCGAGACCCGTCCGGATCCCAAGGCGCTCGACGCCATCGCCGAAGCCTGGACGCCGTGGCGGGGCATCGCCGCGCGGCTCTTTTGGGCCTATTATCGGGTCATGAAGCAGGGGCGCGACGGACTGCCCGTTTAG
- a CDS encoding LysE family translocator — translation MLSDISFIPQITVLAAFTLAAALLIVTPGPDMTLTVGKALTQGRAAGFAAMFGATSGIIVHTLLAAYGLSALLAASETAFLAVKVAGALYLVWLAVQSVRKGSALSLDMKPEPRRGIARVWLQGVAINLLNPKIVLFFVTFLPQFVSSGDPGARGKLVFLGFYFIALSIPAGAAMILTAERFSSALKRSPKVMKTVDWLFAGLMGAFALRIVTAAAK, via the coding sequence ATGCTGTCCGACATCAGTTTCATTCCGCAAATCACGGTTCTGGCCGCCTTCACCCTGGCGGCGGCCCTTCTCATCGTCACGCCCGGACCGGACATGACGCTCACCGTTGGCAAGGCGCTGACGCAGGGCAGGGCCGCGGGCTTCGCCGCCATGTTCGGCGCCACCTCCGGAATCATCGTGCACACGCTTCTGGCCGCCTACGGCCTGTCCGCCCTGCTGGCGGCATCCGAGACGGCCTTCCTGGCGGTGAAAGTCGCCGGCGCACTGTATCTGGTCTGGCTGGCGGTGCAATCGGTGCGCAAGGGCTCTGCGCTGTCGCTGGACATGAAGCCCGAGCCGAGGCGCGGCATCGCCCGCGTCTGGCTGCAGGGCGTCGCGATCAATCTGCTCAACCCGAAAATCGTGCTGTTCTTCGTGACCTTCCTGCCGCAGTTCGTCAGCTCGGGCGACCCGGGCGCACGCGGCAAGCTGGTGTTTCTGGGGTTCTATTTCATCGCCCTGTCGATCCCGGCGGGCGCCGCGATGATTCTCACCGCCGAGCGGTTTTCCTCCGCCCTCAAGCGCTCTCCGAAGGTCATGAAGACCGTCGACTGGCTGTTTGCCGGGCTGATGGGCGCGTTCGCGCTGCGCATCGTCACCGCCGCCGCCAAATAG
- a CDS encoding 2-hydroxychromene-2-carboxylate isomerase — MTTVGFWYDFASSYSYLTAMRVEAEATRRGVGITWEPFLLGPIFARQGWTDSPFNLFPAKGMNMWRDLERSCDKYGLPLVRPDVFPQNGLTAARLALLGKDFGWTGAFTRAVFHAEFGEGKDISQPDLLAGILTELGLDADELLAETREPVMKEALKDQGREADRIGLYGAPSFVTSDGELFWGNDRMDDAFDWQLTRA, encoded by the coding sequence ATGACCACCGTCGGCTTCTGGTACGATTTTGCCTCCTCCTACAGCTACCTGACCGCCATGCGCGTCGAGGCCGAGGCCACCCGCCGCGGTGTCGGGATCACCTGGGAGCCCTTCCTGCTCGGCCCCATCTTCGCGCGCCAGGGCTGGACGGATTCTCCGTTCAACCTGTTTCCCGCCAAGGGCATGAACATGTGGCGGGACCTTGAGCGCTCCTGCGACAAATACGGCCTGCCGCTGGTTCGCCCGGACGTTTTTCCGCAAAACGGCCTGACCGCGGCGCGGCTCGCGCTTCTGGGCAAGGATTTCGGCTGGACCGGCGCCTTCACCCGCGCGGTGTTTCATGCGGAATTCGGCGAGGGCAAGGACATTTCGCAGCCCGATCTGCTTGCCGGCATCCTGACGGAACTCGGCCTGGACGCCGACGAGCTGCTGGCCGAGACGCGCGAACCGGTGATGAAGGAAGCGCTCAAGGATCAGGGGCGCGAGGCGGACCGCATCGGCCTTTACGGCGCCCCCAGTTTTGTGACCAGCGACGGCGAACTGTTCTGGGGTAACGACCGCATGGACGACGCCTTCGACTGGCAGCTGACGCGGGCTTAA
- a CDS encoding AEC family transporter → MISYDIVAVVLPIFALIVFGFGAAVTKLLNESVGDALGQFVYVIAIPLLVFRTLATASFDGASPWALWAAYFSGVAIIWATATLLSRRIFRREARYGVIGGISAGFANTVLVGIPVVSATFGDTGLVPLFVILSVHLPVMTIASTILMERAAVTDGTEEPKPLLQTLIGITRNLLVNPLVIGILAGAAWRTAGLPLTGLPADAIGKIANAAIPVALFSLGMSLRRYGIRGNLAPAIVMTALKIVGLPVIVYLLTLYVFKLPPLWVQVATLTAACPTGINAYLFATRFGTGHALSSNTITLSTGGAVLSIGLWMKFLGVM, encoded by the coding sequence ATGATTTCCTATGACATCGTCGCCGTCGTCCTGCCGATCTTCGCGCTGATCGTCTTCGGCTTCGGCGCGGCGGTAACGAAGCTCCTGAACGAATCGGTCGGCGACGCGCTCGGCCAGTTCGTCTACGTCATCGCGATCCCGCTTCTGGTGTTCCGCACGCTGGCCACCGCCTCCTTCGACGGCGCCTCGCCTTGGGCGCTGTGGGCCGCCTATTTTTCGGGCGTGGCGATCATCTGGGCAACCGCGACCCTTCTCAGCCGGCGAATATTTCGCCGCGAGGCGCGTTACGGGGTGATCGGCGGCATTTCCGCGGGCTTCGCCAACACGGTGCTGGTCGGCATTCCGGTGGTCTCAGCCACCTTCGGCGATACCGGGCTGGTGCCGCTGTTCGTCATCCTGTCGGTGCATCTGCCGGTGATGACGATCGCCAGCACCATTTTGATGGAGCGCGCGGCAGTGACCGACGGCACCGAGGAGCCCAAGCCGCTTCTCCAGACGCTGATCGGCATCACCCGGAACCTGCTCGTCAATCCGCTGGTCATCGGCATTCTGGCCGGCGCCGCGTGGCGCACCGCGGGCCTACCGCTGACCGGGCTGCCGGCCGACGCCATCGGCAAGATCGCCAATGCCGCCATTCCCGTGGCCCTGTTCTCGCTCGGCATGAGCCTGCGACGCTACGGCATTCGCGGCAATCTCGCCCCGGCCATCGTCATGACCGCGCTCAAGATCGTCGGGCTGCCGGTGATCGTCTATCTGCTCACGCTCTATGTGTTCAAGCTGCCGCCGCTGTGGGTGCAGGTCGCCACGCTGACCGCGGCCTGTCCGACCGGCATCAACGCCTATCTCTTCGCAACCCGCTTTGGCACCGGCCACGCGCTGTCGTCCAACACCATCACGCTGTCGACCGGCGGCGCCGTGCTGTCCATCGGCCTGTGGATGAAGTTTCTGGGCGTGATGTAA
- a CDS encoding acetyl-CoA C-acetyltransferase has protein sequence MSDTSDIVIVSATRTAVGSFNGAFANTPAHELGAAVIKEALERAKVDAADVDEVIFGQVLTAGQGQNTARQAAIGAGIPDSATALVINQVCGSGLRTVALGMQQIASGDASVIVAGGQESMSLSAHCAHMRNGYKMGDFKMIDTMIKDGLWDAFNGYHMGITAENVASAFQITREQQDAFALASQNKAEAAQKAGKFKEEIVPITIKERKGDRIVEDDEYIRHGATLESMTKLRPAFDKDGTVTAANASGINDGAAAVVLMSAAEAKRRGLTPLARIASWATAGVDPKIMGTGPIPASRKALEKAGWKIEDLDLVEANEAFAAQACAVNKDMGWNADIVNVNGGAIAIGHPIGASGTRVLVTLLHEMGRRDAKKGLATLCIGGGMGVAMCVERA, from the coding sequence ATGAGCGACACATCCGATATCGTCATTGTCAGCGCGACGCGTACAGCCGTCGGATCGTTCAATGGTGCCTTCGCCAACACCCCGGCGCATGAACTGGGCGCGGCGGTGATCAAGGAGGCGCTCGAGCGCGCCAAGGTCGATGCGGCGGATGTGGACGAGGTCATTTTCGGTCAGGTGCTGACCGCCGGCCAGGGCCAGAACACGGCCCGCCAGGCGGCGATCGGCGCGGGCATTCCCGATAGCGCCACGGCGCTGGTGATCAACCAGGTCTGCGGCTCGGGCCTGCGCACCGTGGCCTTGGGCATGCAGCAGATCGCCAGTGGCGACGCCTCCGTCATCGTCGCCGGCGGCCAGGAGAGCATGTCGCTGTCCGCCCACTGCGCGCATATGCGCAACGGCTACAAGATGGGCGACTTCAAGATGATCGACACGATGATCAAGGACGGCCTGTGGGACGCCTTCAATGGTTATCACATGGGCATCACGGCGGAGAATGTCGCCAGCGCGTTCCAGATCACCCGCGAGCAGCAGGACGCCTTCGCGCTCGCCTCGCAGAACAAGGCGGAAGCGGCGCAGAAGGCCGGGAAATTCAAGGAAGAGATCGTTCCGATCACGATCAAGGAGCGCAAGGGCGACCGGATCGTCGAGGATGACGAATACATCCGTCACGGCGCGACGCTGGAAAGCATGACCAAGCTGCGCCCGGCCTTTGACAAGGACGGCACGGTGACGGCGGCCAATGCGTCGGGCATCAACGATGGCGCGGCGGCCGTGGTGCTGATGAGCGCCGCGGAAGCGAAAAGGCGCGGGCTGACGCCGCTGGCGCGGATCGCGTCCTGGGCGACCGCGGGCGTGGATCCGAAGATCATGGGCACGGGCCCGATTCCCGCCTCGCGCAAGGCGCTGGAGAAGGCCGGCTGGAAGATCGAGGATCTGGATCTCGTGGAGGCAAACGAGGCCTTCGCCGCCCAGGCTTGCGCGGTCAACAAGGACATGGGCTGGAATGCGGATATCGTCAACGTCAACGGCGGCGCGATCGCCATCGGCCATCCGATCGGCGCGTCGGGCACCCGCGTGCTGGTAACGCTTCTGCACGAGATGGGCCGTCGTGACGCCAAGAAGGGTCTGGCCACGCTGTGCATCGGCGGCGGCATGGGCGTTGCCATGTGCGTCGAGCGCGCCTGA
- the gluQRS gene encoding tRNA glutamyl-Q(34) synthetase GluQRS has product MPVRPVFRFAPSPNGPLHLGHAYSALLNADMARAAEGRLLLRLEDIDVTRCRPDFETAIYEDLAWLGLDWEQPVRRQSEFFGDFTRALQLLDDDALIYRSYPTRGEIRAFVETREAAGETWPRDPDGAPLFPGDAAILPEAEIARRLREDAPYALRLDMAGALARVGRDLAWNETGVGPDGDAGTVAARPELWGDVVLARKDVATSYHLSVVVDDALQGITHVVRGRDLFAATSVHRVLQALLDLPAPVYHHHRLILDADGGKLSKSAGAASLASLRADGATPGDIRRMVGL; this is encoded by the coding sequence ATCCCCGTGCGGCCCGTCTTTCGCTTCGCCCCCTCGCCCAACGGCCCTCTGCACCTGGGCCATGCCTATTCGGCGCTGCTCAACGCGGACATGGCGCGCGCCGCGGAAGGACGGCTGCTGCTCCGGCTAGAGGACATCGACGTCACCCGCTGCCGGCCGGATTTCGAGACCGCGATCTACGAGGATCTCGCGTGGCTGGGGCTGGACTGGGAGCAGCCGGTGCGCAGGCAGTCGGAATTTTTCGGCGATTTCACCCGCGCGCTTCAGCTGCTCGACGATGATGCGCTGATTTATCGCTCCTACCCCACACGCGGCGAGATCCGCGCCTTCGTGGAGACGCGAGAGGCGGCGGGCGAGACCTGGCCGCGCGATCCCGATGGCGCGCCGCTGTTTCCCGGTGATGCGGCGATCTTGCCGGAGGCCGAAATCGCCAGACGTCTTAGGGAGGACGCGCCCTACGCCCTGCGGCTCGATATGGCTGGCGCGCTGGCCCGCGTCGGCCGCGATCTCGCATGGAATGAGACCGGCGTGGGGCCGGACGGCGATGCTGGCACGGTTGCGGCGCGGCCGGAGCTCTGGGGCGATGTGGTGCTGGCGCGCAAGGACGTCGCCACCAGCTATCACCTCTCGGTGGTCGTCGACGACGCGCTGCAAGGAATCACCCATGTGGTGCGCGGACGGGATCTGTTTGCCGCCACATCCGTACATCGGGTGCTGCAGGCGCTGCTTGATCTGCCCGCGCCCGTCTACCACCACCACCGGCTGATCCTGGATGCGGACGGCGGCAAACTGTCGAAATCCGCCGGCGCCGCCAGCCTGGCGTCGCTGCGCGCCGACGGCGCCACACCGGGCGACATCCGGCGGATGGTGGGGCTGTAG
- the ggt gene encoding gamma-glutamyltransferase: MARNFHLPGRSPVHARKAMAATSHPLATEAALQAMRQGGNAVDGALAALAVQCVVEPHMTGIGGDCFAIVAEPDGAIHGLNGSGRAASAATPEALMALGLKTIAEDSIHAVTVPGAIKAWETLLESHGSWSMTQVLEAAIDYAENGFPVAARVASDWAGLVNVLARDEGAARHYLADGAAPKVGSVHKLPALANTLRAIAQGGAEAFYTGEIGEEIAATVRAKGGLLSAGDVAAVDVTTVAPISTDYRGVTLTELPPNGHGVTALVIMNILENFDFSGMNPLGPERFHLEMEAARIAYSIRDLYVADPDAMTMPLEKLVSKDYAARLAARIDPNARVTDLASHGLSPDSDTVYLTVVDPQGRSVSLINSLYRGFGVGVCTPKSGIMLQNRGACFRLEPGHPNCIGPRKRPLHTIIPALASKDGAPWISFGVMGGGYQPCGHAHVLGNIVDFGMDVQQAIDMPRMFFDERTHVLQVEQGVSQPTRAGLEALGHRLDEAVLPLGGSQAIMIDRENGVLVGGSDPRKDGCALGW; encoded by the coding sequence ATGGCGCGTAATTTTCATCTTCCCGGCCGCTCTCCGGTCCATGCCCGCAAGGCGATGGCAGCAACCTCGCATCCGCTGGCCACCGAGGCGGCGCTGCAGGCGATGCGCCAGGGCGGCAACGCCGTCGACGGTGCTCTCGCCGCACTGGCCGTGCAATGCGTGGTCGAGCCGCACATGACCGGCATCGGCGGCGACTGCTTCGCCATCGTCGCTGAGCCCGACGGCGCCATCCACGGCCTGAACGGTTCGGGACGCGCCGCCAGCGCCGCCACGCCGGAGGCCCTGATGGCTCTGGGCCTCAAGACCATCGCAGAGGACTCTATTCACGCGGTCACCGTGCCCGGCGCCATCAAGGCCTGGGAGACGCTGCTGGAAAGCCACGGCAGCTGGTCGATGACACAGGTCCTGGAAGCCGCCATCGACTACGCCGAGAACGGCTTTCCGGTCGCTGCCCGCGTTGCCTCCGACTGGGCCGGTCTGGTGAATGTCCTGGCGCGCGACGAAGGAGCTGCCAGACATTACCTCGCCGACGGCGCCGCGCCGAAGGTCGGCTCCGTGCACAAGCTGCCGGCGCTGGCGAACACCCTGCGCGCCATCGCGCAAGGCGGCGCCGAGGCGTTTTACACCGGCGAGATCGGCGAGGAAATCGCCGCCACCGTGCGGGCCAAGGGTGGCCTGCTGAGCGCCGGGGACGTCGCCGCCGTCGACGTGACCACGGTCGCGCCGATTTCCACCGACTATCGCGGCGTGACGCTCACTGAACTGCCGCCCAACGGCCACGGCGTCACCGCGCTGGTGATCATGAACATTCTGGAGAATTTCGACTTCTCCGGCATGAACCCGCTGGGCCCGGAGCGCTTCCATCTGGAAATGGAAGCCGCGCGCATCGCTTATTCGATCCGCGACCTCTATGTCGCAGACCCCGACGCCATGACCATGCCGCTCGAGAAGCTCGTCTCCAAGGACTATGCGGCGCGGCTCGCGGCGCGCATCGATCCCAACGCCCGCGTCACCGATCTCGCCAGCCACGGGCTGTCGCCGGATTCCGACACCGTCTATCTGACCGTCGTGGACCCGCAGGGCCGCTCGGTGTCGCTGATCAACTCGCTGTACCGGGGTTTTGGCGTCGGCGTCTGCACGCCGAAATCCGGCATCATGCTGCAGAACCGCGGCGCCTGCTTCCGGCTGGAGCCGGGCCATCCCAACTGCATCGGACCGCGCAAGCGGCCGCTGCACACCATCATCCCGGCGCTCGCGTCCAAGGACGGCGCGCCCTGGATTTCCTTCGGCGTGATGGGCGGCGGCTACCAGCCCTGCGGCCACGCGCATGTGCTGGGCAACATCGTCGATTTCGGCATGGACGTGCAGCAGGCCATTGACATGCCGCGCATGTTCTTCGACGAGCGGACCCACGTGCTGCAGGTGGAGCAGGGGGTGTCCCAGCCGACGCGGGCGGGTCTCGAGGCGCTCGGCCACCGGCTCGACGAGGCGGTTCTGCCCCTGGGCGGCAGCCAGGCGATCATGATCGATCGCGAGAACGGCGTGCTGGTCGGCGGCTCGGATCCGCGCAAGGACGGCTGCGCGCTGGGCTGGTAG